The following are from one region of the Fusarium verticillioides 7600 chromosome 1, whole genome shotgun sequence genome:
- a CDS encoding DNA repair protein rhp51, with amino-acid sequence MSEEYDEAQMGEEGGMPGPGAPTPLSALEGIAGLTKRDIQLVIDGGYNTVESVAYTPRRVLEQIKGISEQKATKILGEASKLVPMGFTTATEMHQRRSELISITTGSKNLDTLLAGGIETGSVTELFGEFRTGKSQICHTLAVTCQLPFDMGGGEGKCMYIDTEGTFRPVRLLGVANRFGLSGEEVLDNVAYARAYNSDHQLQLLNQAAAMMCETRFSLLIVDSATSLYRTDFCGRGELSNRQTHLAKFMRTLQRLADEFGIAVVITNQVVAQVDGGPSAMFNPDPKKPIGGNIIAHASTTRISLKKGRGETRIAKIYDSPCLPESDTLFAIGEEGIGDPAPKDMEKD; translated from the exons ATGAGCGAGGAGTATGATGAGGCTCAGATGGGTGAAGAGGGCGGCATGCCTGGCCCTGGTGCTCCAACGCCACTCTCCGCGCTCGAG GGAATTGCTGGTTTGACGAAGCGAGATATTCAGCTTGTCATTGATGGAGGTTACAACACAGTCGAGTCCGTGGCCTACACGCCGCGACGAGTGCTGGAACAGATCAAGGGTATCTCGGAACAGAAGGcgaccaagatcttgggagAGG CCTCCAAGCTCGTCCCCATGGGTTTCACCACGGCCACAGAGATGCATCAACGTCGCAGCGAGCTCATTTCTATTACCACTGGATCCAAGAACCTCGATactcttcttgctggtggCATCGAAACAGGTTCGGTTACTGAATTGTTTGGTGAATTCAGAACCGGAAAGAGTCAGATCTGCCACACGCTCGCCGTGACTTGTCAACTACCCTTTGATATGGGCGGTGGCGAAGGAAAATGCATGTATATCGATACTGAGGGTACATTTCGACCAGTTCGTCTACTGGGCGTTGCCAACCGATTTGGCCTTTCTGGCGAAGAGGTCTTGGACAATGTCGCGTACGCACGCGCTTACAACTCTGatcaccagcttcaattACTCAATCAAGCTGCAGCTATGATGTGTGAGACCCGattttctcttctcatcgtcgaTAGTGCAACATCGCTCTACCGAACAGACTTTTGCGGTCGCGGTGAGCTCTCGAATCGACAGACTCACTTGGCCAAATTCATGAGGACGCTTCAGCGTCTGGCGGATGAATTTGGTATCGCAGTTGTCATTACAAATCAAGTCGTGGCTCAGGTCGATGGTGGCCCAAGTGCCATGTTCAATCCTGATCCAAAGAAGCCCATTGGTGGTAACATTATCGCCCATGCCAGTACAACAAGAATCAGTCTCAAGAAGGGTCGCGGGGAAACACGTATTGCAAAAATTTACGACAGCCCATGCCTGCCAGAAAGTGATACTCTGTTTGCCATCGGCGAGGAGGGTATTGGTGACCCGGCCCCAAAGGACATGGAGAAGGATTAG
- a CDS encoding 60S ribosomal protein L9-B: MKYIHSQELLEIPEGVKVSIKSRIVTVEGPRGKLVKDLSHLAVNFTVPKKNQISIEIHHGVRKNVATLRTVRTLINNLIIGVTKGFKYKMRYVYAHFPINVNVSKNAETDLYEVEIRNFIGEKLVRRIVMHPGVDVEASTTQKDELVLSGNSLENVSQSAADIQQICRVRNKDIRKFLDGLYVSEKGNIVQDE; this comes from the exons ATGAAGTACATTCATTCCCAggagctccttgagatccCCGAGGGGG TCAAGGTCAGCATTAAGTCGCGAATTGTCACCGTTGAGGGCCCCCGCGGCAAGCTGGTCAAGGATCTCAGCCACCTGGCTGTCAACTTCACCGTccccaagaagaaccagatcTCCATCGAGATTCACCACGGTGTCCGCAAGAATGTCGCTACCCTCCGAACTGTACGaaccctcatcaacaacctgaTCATTGGTGTCACCAAGGGCTTCAAGTACAAGATGCGATACGTCTACGCCCATTTCcccatcaacgtcaacgtctCCAAGAACGCCGAGACCGACCTGTACGAGGTTGAGATCCGAAACTTCATCGGCGAGAAGCTTGTTCGCCGAATTGTCATGCACCCtggtgtcgatgttgaggctTCCACCACCCAGAAGGATGAGCTCGTCCTCTCTGGTAACTCTCTGGAGAACGTGTCGCAAAGTGCCGCCGATATCCAGCAGATCTGCCGGGTGCGAAACAAGGATATCCGAAAG TTCCTTGACGGTCTGTACGTCTCCGAGAAGGGCAACATTGTCCAGGACGAATAA
- a CDS encoding V-type H+-transporting ATPase 54 kDa subunit translates to MSLDPPTYLASLQSNIRQRPIPWDGAVRAGTLTEEQYAKIRAVDKAKKPEQRKEIVSGDIDGYRVLFVGDDGKTSVLETAGKHANVIQYILVLLGDLLEAVPPLAKALFKTKEPYRHFLPLLNSTNAEDPIPLLTAHALTTLMALARDESRSTLQALPVILTYVSGLAKSNDAGLQDIAVQEYSSLLFGHVAREQFWNQRSETIAPLIKILQTAAGIGNGGSSSASLWSGNTGTGSAGFGGSLSGGVGLQLLYHALLVIWQISFEAEEIGDELNDEYDIVLLYTHLLRLSPKEKTTRLILSTLYNLLEKNQKSLLPTAVLARLPALLENISGRHLTDPDLLEDLSKLKEMLEEYTKTKTTFDEYVAEVQSGHLRWSPPHRNTVFWAENARKILEFENGEIPRKLAEIMRQPWDNDKQVLAIACNDVGCLVKEVPEKRYQLEKVGLKRRIMELMQSDDENVRWESLRALGGWLKYSFEQQ, encoded by the exons ATGTCCCTCGACCCGCCAACGTACCTGGCCTCTCTTCAGAGCAACATCCGTCAGCGACCCATTCCCTGGGACGGTGCTGTCAGGGCCGGCACCCTCACCGAGGAGCAGTATGCAAAGATTCGAGCTGTAGataaggccaagaagcctgagcAAAGAAAGGAGATTGTGTCGGGGGATATTGATGGATATCGCGTCTTGtttgttggcgatgatggaaagacGAGCGTTCTCGAGACGGCGGGAAAGCATGCGAATGTGATCCAGTACATCCTAGTGTTGCTTGGCGACCTTCTCGAGG CTGTTCCACCTCTAGCCAAGGCCCTcttcaagacaaaggagcCTTATCGACATTTTTTGCCTCTGCTTAACTCGACTAATGCCGAGGATCCTATTCCATTGCTTACTGCACATGCTCTTACCACACTCATGGCTCTTGCTCGAGACGAGTCCCGATCTACCCTCCAGGCTCTGCCTGTGATTCTCACCTATGTCTCCGGCTTGGCCAAGAGTAATGATGCCGGCCTACAAGATATCGCTGTACAGGAGTATTCGTCTCTGCTCTTTGGGCATGTCGCAAGAGAGCAGTTCTGGAACCAGCGAAGCGAGACGATTGCACCCCTGATCAAGATTCTTCAAACTGCAGCTGGCATTGGAAATGGAGGCAGCTCATCTGCCAGTCTCTGGAGCGGTAACACTGGTACCGGATCTGCTGGCTTCGGGGGTTCTCTGAGTGGAGGGGTTGGTCTCCAGCTTCTCTACCATGCTCTCCTTGTTATCTGGCAGATAagttttgaggctgaggagattGGTGATGAACTCAACGA CGAGTACGATATTGTCCTCCTTTACACTCACCTTCTACGATTATCACCCAAGGAAAAGACAACTCGGTTGATCCTTTCTACACTCTacaaccttcttgagaaaAACCAGAAATCACTTCTACCCACCGCAGTTCTTGCTCGCCTTCCCGCCCTTCTCGAGAACATCAGTGGTCGCCATCTGACTGATCCCGACTTGCTGGAGGATCTttcgaagctcaaggaaaTGCTGGAAGAGtacaccaagaccaagaccacaTTCGACGAGTATGTTGCTGAGGTGCAGTCTGGTCACCTTCGATGGTCGCCCCCTCACCGAAACACAGTCTTCTGGGCTGAGAATGCCcgcaagatcctcgagtttgagaatggagagaTTCCTCGGAAGCTGGCCGAGATCATGCGGCAGCCCTGGGATAACGACAAGCAAGTGCTTGCAATTGCCTGCAACGATGTTGGGTGTCTGGTGAAGGAGGTTCCCGAGAAGAGATATCAATTAGAGAAGGTTGGTCTCAAGAGAAGGATCATGGAACTCATGCAATCAGATGACGAGAACGTGCGATGGGAGAGTCTCCGAGCTCTCGGAGGCTGGCTAAAGTACAGTTTTGAGCAACAGTGA
- a CDS encoding V-type H+-transporting ATPase 54 kDa subunit encodes MALARDESRSTLQALPVILTYVSGLAKSNDAGLQDIAVQEYSSLLFGHVAREQFWNQRSETIAPLIKILQTAAGIGNGGSSSASLWSGNTGTGSAGFGGSLSGGVGLQLLYHALLVIWQISFEAEEIGDELNDEYDIVLLYTHLLRLSPKEKTTRLILSTLYNLLEKNQKSLLPTAVLARLPALLENISGRHLTDPDLLEDLSKLKEMLEEYTKTKTTFDEYVAEVQSGHLRWSPPHRNTVFWAENARKILEFENGEIPRKLAEIMRQPWDNDKQVLAIACNDVGCLVKEVPEKRYQLEKVGLKRRIMELMQSDDENVRWESLRALGGWLKYSFEQQ; translated from the exons ATGGCTCTTGCTCGAGACGAGTCCCGATCTACCCTCCAGGCTCTGCCTGTGATTCTCACCTATGTCTCCGGCTTGGCCAAGAGTAATGATGCCGGCCTACAAGATATCGCTGTACAGGAGTATTCGTCTCTGCTCTTTGGGCATGTCGCAAGAGAGCAGTTCTGGAACCAGCGAAGCGAGACGATTGCACCCCTGATCAAGATTCTTCAAACTGCAGCTGGCATTGGAAATGGAGGCAGCTCATCTGCCAGTCTCTGGAGCGGTAACACTGGTACCGGATCTGCTGGCTTCGGGGGTTCTCTGAGTGGAGGGGTTGGTCTCCAGCTTCTCTACCATGCTCTCCTTGTTATCTGGCAGATAagttttgaggctgaggagattGGTGATGAACTCAACGA CGAGTACGATATTGTCCTCCTTTACACTCACCTTCTACGATTATCACCCAAGGAAAAGACAACTCGGTTGATCCTTTCTACACTCTacaaccttcttgagaaaAACCAGAAATCACTTCTACCCACCGCAGTTCTTGCTCGCCTTCCCGCCCTTCTCGAGAACATCAGTGGTCGCCATCTGACTGATCCCGACTTGCTGGAGGATCTttcgaagctcaaggaaaTGCTGGAAGAGtacaccaagaccaagaccacaTTCGACGAGTATGTTGCTGAGGTGCAGTCTGGTCACCTTCGATGGTCGCCCCCTCACCGAAACACAGTCTTCTGGGCTGAGAATGCCcgcaagatcctcgagtttgagaatggagagaTTCCTCGGAAGCTGGCCGAGATCATGCGGCAGCCCTGGGATAACGACAAGCAAGTGCTTGCAATTGCCTGCAACGATGTTGGGTGTCTGGTGAAGGAGGTTCCCGAGAAGAGATATCAATTAGAGAAGGTTGGTCTCAAGAGAAGGATCATGGAACTCATGCAATCAGATGACGAGAACGTGCGATGGGAGAGTCTCCGAGCTCTCGGAGGCTGGCTAAAGTACAGTTTTGAGCAACAGTGA
- a CDS encoding glycine cleavage system T protein — MKQSLSLAARAGPRILSSAAVTRPTSFGALRLSQQSVRCASGSSSDLKKTPLYDFHVANGGKLVPFASYSLPVQYSNLSLAQSHHFTREHASLFDVSHMVQHIFKGKDAAAFLEKLTPSDWTNQGVMQSKLTTFLWPGTGGIVDDSVVTRLGEDTYYVVTNGACLDKDTKYLDEELGKFGGDVQWSRLDNSGLVALQGPQSAEVLNEVLASDVDLSKLYFGNAVWAELKLADGSKTHPVLISRGGYTGEDGFEISFNGKEYPAFETTTPAIQALLSKAGPERLQLAGLGARDSLRLEAGMCLYGHDLDDTTTPVEAGLSWIIPPARRETGGFHGAETIIPQLTPKSKGGSGVTRRRIGLFVDGAPAREGAEIHKDGEKIGVITSGVPSPTLGRNIAMGYIKSGNQKAGTEVDVVVRGKARKGTVTKMPFIQTKYWKGTAPA; from the coding sequence ATGAAGCAGAGCCTCAGCTTGGCCGCGAGGGCTGGTCCCCGAATCTTATCATCGGCCGCCGTGACACGGCCCACATCATTCGGCGCTCTCAGACTCTCTCAACAAAGCGTACGATGCGCTTCAGGGAGTTCCTctgatctgaagaagactccTCTCTATGACTTCCATGTTGCCAATGGAGGAAAGCTGGTGCCATTCGCAAGCTACTCGCTCCCTGTTCAATACTCAAACCTCTCACTTGCTCAGTCACATCACTTTACTCGTGAGCATGCTTCACTTTTTGATGTGAGCCACATGGTGCAGCACATtttcaagggcaaggatgcTGCCGCTTTCTTGGAGAAACTCACTCCCTCAGACTGGACAAATCAGGGTGTCATGCAGAGCAAGTTGACAACGTTCTTGTGGCCTGGTACTGGAGGTATCGTCGATGATTCGGTTGTCACCAGACTTGGCGAGGATACCTACTACGTTGTCACCAACGGTGCCTGTCTTGACAAGGACACCAAGTATCTtgatgaggagcttggcaagTTCGGCGGAGATGTTCAGTGGTCACGTCTCGACAACTCTGGTCTCGTTGCCCTCCAGGGCCCTCAGAGTGCCGAGGTTCTCAACGAGGTCCTCGCCAGCGACGTTGATCTCTCAAAGCTCTACTTTGGCAACGCTGTCTGGgctgagctcaagctcgCTGATGGCAGCAAGACTCACCCTGTCCTCATCAGCCGAGGTGGCTACACTGGAGAGGACGGCTTTGAGATTTCATTCAACGGAAAGGAATATCCTGCTTTTGAGACAACAACCCCTGCTATCCAGGCCCTTCTTAGCAAGGCCGGTCCTGAACGCCTTCAGCTCGCTGGTCTGGGTGCTCGTGACTCTCTCCGTCTCGAGGCCGGCATGTGTCTGTACGGCCATGATCTCGATGATACCACAACACCCGTCGAGGCTGGTCTTAGCTGGATCATCCCTCCTGCCCGTCGCGAGACTGGAGGCTTCCACGGTGCCGAAACCATCATCCCTCAACTCACACCCAAGAGCAAGGGCGGTTCAGGCGTCACCCGCCGCCGTATCGGTCTCTTCGTCGATGGAGCTCCCGCTCGTGAGGGTGCCGAGATTCAcaaggatggtgagaagatcgGTGTCATCACAAGCGGTGTTCCCAGCCCTACACTTGGCAGAAATATCGCCATGGGTTACATCAAGAGTGGCAATCAGAAGGCCGGCACCGAGGTGGACGTTGTGGTACGAGGAAAGGCCCGTAAGGGTACAGTCACCAAGATGCCTTTTATACAGACAAAGTACTGGAAGGGCACTGCGCCTGCTTAG